A single Sulfurimonas aquatica DNA region contains:
- a CDS encoding c-type cytochrome: MKTINKVLLGLAVVGSLTALSANGANLYKKCSVCHGALGEKKALGKSAAIKGWDATKTIAALKGYKKGTYGGAMKALMKGQVAALNDKQIEDLAKHIQTLK, encoded by the coding sequence ATGAAAACAATTAATAAAGTCTTATTAGGTTTAGCGGTAGTTGGTTCACTAACGGCGTTATCGGCAAATGGAGCTAACTTATATAAAAAATGTTCCGTATGTCATGGTGCATTAGGTGAAAAAAAAGCTTTAGGTAAATCTGCAGCTATTAAAGGTTGGGACGCGACTAAGACTATCGCGGCGCTAAAAGGTTACAAGAAAGGAACATATGGTGGAGCGATGAAGGCTCTTATGAAAGGTCAAGTTGCAGCTTTAAATGATAAGCAGATTGAAGATTTGGCAAAACATATACAAACACTAAAATAG
- a CDS encoding shikimate kinase has protein sequence MVVYDNVVLIGFMGSGKTSVGKVLARHLCKTFVDVDTVIEKEQNCSVSEIFADKGEEYFRSLEQKCINELTQNKGQVIATGGGLPIYSEISKKSLIIYIDADFDVILGRLPAKERAKRPLLHDESRAKGLFKERIGRYEELANFRVDANQSIPTFIHVALDYVLDQRVL, from the coding sequence TTGGTAGTATATGATAATGTAGTATTGATAGGTTTTATGGGAAGTGGCAAAACTAGCGTTGGTAAAGTTCTAGCACGTCACCTATGTAAAACCTTTGTTGATGTTGACACGGTTATTGAAAAAGAGCAAAATTGTAGCGTTTCTGAGATTTTTGCTGACAAGGGAGAGGAGTATTTTCGCTCTTTGGAGCAAAAATGCATAAATGAGTTAACTCAAAATAAGGGTCAAGTGATAGCTACTGGCGGTGGATTGCCTATTTACAGTGAGATATCAAAGAAGTCTCTTATCATTTACATAGATGCGGACTTTGACGTGATACTTGGGCGTTTACCAGCAAAAGAACGTGCTAAACGCCCTCTGCTTCATGATGAATCTAGAGCAAAGGGTCTCTTTAAAGAACGCATAGGAAGATATGAAGAGCTTGCAAACTTTAGAGTAGACGCAAATCAAAGCATACCGACCTTTATACATGTCGCGCTAGATTATGTTTTAGACCAAAGAGTTTTATAA
- a CDS encoding DUF58 domain-containing protein — protein sequence MKSLKTYISIFRSVNNKPTKYFLFLVVAIVGLFLQAYMHNYNIVFLVLFFLVGIAGASSMYGVYNIYHIKGRLLSYDRFFAGSASTYKLSIVNEYEYPSYDITLTSKQKEIHIESIKPHHFQTISLEEKFDTRGKHSLSNIKMHSFFPLPHEIKFKEIEINKEVIVYAKPEGISLFKFYNKNNSMSGEIDEFDGVKKFNQGDSTSYIHWASLAKNDTLMVKNFLYEDETKKLYFDFKTMTGTNEERLSQLTLWVLECEKNRFDFTINLNGDILESKKMSTDEILQAIAQF from the coding sequence ATGAAATCATTAAAAACTTACATATCGATATTTAGAAGCGTAAACAACAAACCTACTAAGTACTTTCTTTTTCTTGTTGTCGCTATAGTAGGTCTGTTTTTACAAGCTTATATGCATAATTACAATATTGTATTTTTAGTTCTTTTCTTTCTAGTTGGCATAGCTGGAGCATCATCTATGTATGGCGTTTATAATATTTATCATATTAAAGGGAGACTCTTATCTTACGATAGATTTTTTGCGGGGAGTGCCTCGACTTATAAACTCTCAATCGTAAATGAGTATGAATATCCATCCTATGATATAACTCTTACAAGTAAGCAAAAAGAGATACATATAGAGTCCATAAAACCACACCATTTTCAGACCATATCATTAGAAGAAAAATTTGACACTAGAGGTAAGCACTCTCTATCAAACATAAAAATGCACTCTTTTTTTCCACTCCCTCACGAGATTAAGTTCAAAGAGATTGAGATAAACAAAGAGGTAATCGTATATGCTAAGCCAGAAGGCATATCACTTTTTAAGTTTTATAATAAGAACAACTCCATGAGTGGCGAAATAGATGAGTTTGATGGCGTTAAGAAGTTTAATCAAGGCGATAGCACATCCTATATTCATTGGGCATCTTTAGCAAAAAATGACACCTTAATGGTAAAAAACTTTTTATATGAAGATGAGACTAAAAAGCTATATTTTGATTTTAAGACAATGACTGGAACTAATGAAGAGAGGCTTTCACAACTAACTCTTTGGGTATTAGAGTGTGAAAAAAATAGATTTGATTTTACGATAAACTTAAATGGCGACATCTTAGAATCTAAAAAAATGAGTACAGATGAAATCCTTCAAGCAATTGCTCAGTTCTAG
- a CDS encoding thiosulfate oxidation carrier protein SoxY codes for MQRRQFLSMTLGALALATVPASVRAEDFRKTKPTVWSAHTVDDAIKAMYGSTNLVMEGVTLTAPDVASNGGAIPVDFGTSKDAKTIAVFQDANPEAAVCVYTLNKYSKNDYSIKIKMAKSGTITIVAEGKDGKLYAAKKTLDVALGGCEG; via the coding sequence ATGCAAAGAAGACAATTTTTAAGTATGACTCTAGGCGCGTTAGCTTTAGCTACTGTTCCTGCAAGCGTAAGAGCAGAAGATTTTAGAAAAACTAAACCAACTGTATGGTCTGCGCACACTGTTGACGACGCTATCAAAGCAATGTATGGCTCAACTAACTTAGTTATGGAAGGTGTTACTTTAACGGCTCCGGACGTTGCAAGTAATGGTGGAGCAATACCTGTTGATTTTGGTACGTCTAAAGACGCTAAAACTATCGCAGTGTTTCAAGATGCAAATCCTGAAGCTGCCGTATGCGTTTATACATTAAACAAGTATAGTAAAAATGATTACTCTATAAAAATCAAAATGGCAAAATCAGGAACTATCACTATCGTTGCTGAAGGTAAAGATGGAAAGCTATACGCAGCTAAGAAAACTCTAGACGTTGCTCTTGGTGGATGTGAAGGTTAA
- a CDS encoding group III truncated hemoglobin, with amino-acid sequence MLSNEITKENLNTLVVKFYAKVVKDDLIGPIFIDVLGKDLKSEKWKVHIELLTDFWASIGLGDFAYTGSPFAPHMQFEDRLSVKAFERWLELFFQTLNTIYEPEIAQRFLSRARQIASNFIRNLNIS; translated from the coding sequence ATGCTAAGCAATGAAATAACAAAAGAAAATTTAAATACATTAGTCGTGAAGTTTTATGCAAAAGTAGTTAAAGATGATTTAATCGGGCCAATATTTATAGATGTGCTAGGTAAAGATTTAAAAAGTGAAAAGTGGAAAGTGCATATTGAGTTATTAACTGATTTCTGGGCTTCTATAGGTCTAGGCGACTTTGCATATACGGGTAGTCCTTTCGCTCCTCACATGCAGTTTGAAGATAGATTGAGTGTAAAAGCTTTTGAGCGATGGTTGGAACTTTTTTTCCAAACGCTAAATACGATTTATGAACCTGAAATCGCTCAGCGTTTTCTCTCTCGAGCTAGACAAATTGCAAGTAACTTTATCCGTAACTTAAATATTAGCTAG
- a CDS encoding AAA family ATPase, translating to MKDYESLIGQVLDESQKIIIGKEKQIKLSLATFLSGSHLLIEDIPGVGKTTLAKTISHVMGLEYSRIQFTNDLLPSDIIGVNFYNTKESTFSFKKGPVFSQFLLADEINRASSKTQSALLEAMEEQQVSIDGESFDLPRPFFVIATKNPYEEIGTYMLPSSQLDRFAISFSLGYPSFDAEREILSSKNRYRIDDLKSLNMQEIELLQNKFEEMYANEEILDIIQEILKFTRESSLYVKGLSTRAAITLLKISKAWAMISLRDYVLPSDVLEVLPYITHHRLESKGDKKSPVEIVDEIIKNLHIDI from the coding sequence ATGAAAGATTATGAAAGTTTAATTGGGCAAGTACTCGATGAGAGTCAAAAGATAATTATAGGTAAAGAGAAGCAGATTAAACTCTCTCTCGCCACTTTTTTATCTGGCTCGCACCTCTTAATAGAGGATATTCCCGGCGTTGGAAAGACCACTCTAGCCAAGACTATCTCTCACGTTATGGGTTTAGAGTACTCCCGTATTCAGTTTACAAATGATCTCTTGCCCTCAGATATCATAGGCGTAAACTTTTATAATACAAAAGAGTCAACGTTTAGTTTTAAAAAAGGTCCTGTATTTTCTCAGTTTTTATTGGCGGATGAAATTAACCGCGCTTCATCAAAAACTCAAAGCGCACTTTTAGAAGCGATGGAAGAGCAGCAGGTTAGTATAGATGGGGAGAGTTTTGATCTGCCTCGACCTTTTTTTGTTATAGCTACGAAAAACCCTTATGAAGAGATCGGTACATATATGCTTCCCTCATCTCAGCTAGATAGATTTGCAATATCATTCTCCTTGGGTTATCCCTCTTTTGACGCCGAGAGAGAGATTTTGTCTTCAAAAAATAGATATCGCATAGATGATTTAAAATCATTAAATATGCAAGAGATAGAGTTGCTTCAAAATAAGTTTGAAGAGATGTATGCAAATGAGGAGATCTTAGATATCATCCAAGAAATCTTAAAGTTTACTCGAGAGAGCTCGCTTTACGTAAAAGGACTCTCAACAAGAGCGGCAATAACGCTTTTAAAGATATCAAAGGCATGGGCTATGATATCTCTTAGAGACTATGTTTTGCCTTCTGACGTTTTAGAAGTCTTGCCATATATTACTCATCATCGTCTAGAGTCAAAAGGTGATAAGAAGAGTCCAGTTGAGATTGTAGATGAAATCATTAAAAACTTACATATCGATATTTAG
- a CDS encoding transglutaminaseTgpA domain-containing protein, whose product MKSFKQLLSSRVPSSSKLLDIAIILSIVPHLFVMKFFMILYIFIALVVIMKKHNSSKDKYILMLTGAILIALSFFNDYNFSNFSRMQFFVSLVSALLIYAVTLQKTTGEINVYLKLSPAFLMLLSFFFFESITMLLYTVFTLFVFTLLNIWSRMNTTLLDVIKLTSQLFVLALPIVVILFLVFPRISFQKSDFGFQADSYLSSGYNDEMHLSSDEVRPSNRVVMEVYFQDENISDDSLYFRGATLYKQNGIDWLKESKNRETDRLIKAKNIINYDITLYPHAKEWIYPLDMPTKAVEKTVLKSDYTLSSIKPIYNKKRYKLDAALSYKLVSKDLSNTLDVDVRNSPQTYKALEELKNSNLSDIQKAVGLMNFFKRQKILYSLKPKNIDLDNFMDSFLFDAKNGYCIHFASSFAMSARLVGIPSRIVTGFRPSKENMIKNYLLVKSSDAHAWVELYVDDRGWMRFDPTTTAMQSARQESQSQVVSKNTLFETINLNFMYAKYVIDSWILDYNRAKQLSILNKLMNDTLYVAKFVASIGGFFILVFILYITIKTPRAKDELMSEVAKLLKALKRHELIKKESEPMREFLLKVQESRGLDTKSLSNAYHELKYSKKDKELNLESLKYEIKILISSLKKKNN is encoded by the coding sequence ATGAAATCCTTCAAGCAATTGCTCAGTTCTAGAGTGCCCTCATCATCTAAGCTTTTAGATATAGCTATAATCTTATCTATAGTTCCACATCTTTTTGTTATGAAATTTTTCATGATTTTGTATATATTTATAGCTCTTGTTGTTATTATGAAGAAACATAACTCTAGTAAAGATAAGTATATCTTGATGCTGACTGGTGCTATTCTCATAGCACTCTCTTTTTTCAATGATTATAATTTCTCAAACTTCTCTAGAATGCAATTTTTTGTATCTTTAGTGAGTGCCTTACTCATTTATGCAGTAACGCTTCAAAAAACTACAGGAGAAATTAATGTCTATTTAAAACTCTCTCCCGCGTTTTTAATGTTACTCAGTTTCTTCTTTTTTGAATCAATCACTATGTTACTCTATACAGTTTTCACGCTTTTTGTTTTTACTCTTTTAAACATTTGGAGTAGAATGAACACGACACTGCTTGACGTTATCAAACTTACTTCCCAACTCTTTGTCTTAGCACTTCCCATAGTTGTGATTTTGTTTTTAGTTTTTCCTCGTATCTCATTTCAAAAATCTGACTTTGGATTTCAAGCAGATAGCTATTTATCGAGTGGATATAACGATGAGATGCATCTGTCCTCGGATGAAGTGCGACCATCAAACAGAGTAGTGATGGAAGTCTATTTTCAAGATGAAAATATATCTGATGATAGTTTATACTTTAGAGGTGCGACACTTTACAAACAAAATGGAATCGATTGGCTTAAAGAGTCAAAAAACAGAGAAACCGATAGATTGATTAAAGCAAAAAATATCATTAACTACGACATTACACTCTATCCACATGCAAAAGAGTGGATATACCCACTAGATATGCCAACTAAAGCAGTTGAAAAAACAGTTCTAAAAAGCGACTATACACTCTCTTCCATAAAACCTATCTATAATAAAAAAAGATACAAACTAGATGCAGCCTTGTCTTATAAGTTAGTTTCAAAAGATTTATCTAACACGCTTGACGTAGACGTAAGGAATAGCCCTCAAACATATAAAGCCTTAGAAGAGTTAAAAAACTCAAACTTAAGTGACATACAAAAGGCAGTAGGATTAATGAACTTTTTTAAAAGGCAAAAAATACTCTATTCTCTAAAGCCAAAAAACATTGATTTAGACAACTTTATGGACTCATTTCTTTTTGATGCAAAAAATGGATACTGCATTCACTTTGCTTCTTCGTTTGCTATGAGTGCAAGATTGGTTGGGATTCCCTCTCGAATCGTTACAGGATTTAGACCTAGTAAGGAAAACATGATAAAAAACTACCTCTTAGTCAAGAGCTCTGATGCACATGCTTGGGTTGAACTTTATGTAGATGATAGGGGCTGGATGAGGTTTGATCCTACTACTACAGCTATGCAGAGTGCAAGGCAAGAAAGCCAATCTCAAGTAGTATCAAAAAACACTCTCTTTGAAACCATAAACCTGAACTTTATGTATGCAAAGTATGTAATAGATAGTTGGATATTAGACTACAACAGAGCCAAGCAGCTGAGTATACTCAATAAACTTATGAACGACACCCTTTATGTTGCAAAATTTGTCGCATCGATTGGTGGGTTTTTTATCCTAGTGTTTATACTATATATAACTATAAAAACTCCTAGAGCTAAAGATGAGCTTATGAGTGAGGTAGCTAAACTGCTCAAAGCTCTTAAGCGCCATGAGCTGATAAAAAAAGAGAGTGAACCTATGCGAGAGTTTCTTTTAAAAGTACAAGAGAGTAGAGGCTTAGACACTAAAAGTTTAAGTAATGCCTATCATGAACTGAAATACTCTAAGAAGGATAAAGAGTTAAATTTAGAATCATTAAAGTATGAAATAAAAATATTAATAAGCTCTTTAAAAAAGAAAAATAACTAA
- a CDS encoding cytochrome C, producing MNNLLKTVLASALILAVGSTVASADAKKGQKYYLKKLKVCKKDGLKNGAVFATKHDRKSWEGLKSSGKLMDEFKSICPSGVKKMKKMKEKDITNLYDFVWKYASDGEVPSCG from the coding sequence ATGAATAATTTATTAAAAACGGTATTAGCAAGCGCATTGATACTTGCGGTAGGTTCAACAGTTGCATCAGCAGATGCTAAAAAAGGTCAGAAATATTACCTTAAAAAACTAAAAGTATGTAAAAAAGACGGTCTTAAAAATGGTGCGGTTTTCGCAACTAAACATGATCGTAAATCGTGGGAAGGGCTAAAGTCTTCTGGTAAGTTAATGGATGAATTCAAATCTATTTGTCCAAGTGGCGTTAAGAAAATGAAAAAGATGAAAGAAAAAGACATTACTAACCTGTATGATTTCGTTTGGAAGTATGCATCAGATGGTGAAGTTCCATCTTGTGGTTAA
- a CDS encoding ferritin family protein: MRQYETYRCNKCGNIVEVQSVGGGELHCCGEAMEMITENLTSVNLMKAFAGESQARNKYEYFAKVAQKEGYRDIAEHFQRAANNEKKHAKMELALNNRMTSGSEDEFGDTKENLQLAIDGESYENTTMYPDFAKIAEDEGHKEAARLFSGIGKIEIEHEKMFQMLLERLESGSEFVSEDEEEAWICEVCGHVHYGKKALKTCPVCKHPQEYQSRLNSKK; encoded by the coding sequence ATGAGACAATATGAGACATATAGATGTAATAAATGTGGAAATATAGTAGAAGTGCAGAGTGTTGGTGGAGGCGAGCTTCACTGTTGTGGAGAAGCTATGGAGATGATAACGGAGAACTTAACGTCAGTAAACTTGATGAAAGCCTTTGCTGGTGAATCCCAAGCTAGAAACAAATATGAATACTTTGCTAAAGTAGCGCAAAAAGAGGGTTATAGAGATATTGCCGAGCATTTCCAAAGAGCTGCAAATAACGAAAAAAAGCATGCAAAAATGGAGTTAGCGCTTAACAACAGAATGACAAGTGGCAGTGAAGATGAATTTGGAGATACAAAAGAGAACCTTCAGTTGGCAATAGATGGCGAGTCGTATGAAAATACTACTATGTATCCTGATTTTGCAAAGATTGCAGAGGATGAAGGGCATAAAGAAGCGGCAAGACTCTTTAGCGGGATAGGAAAAATTGAAATAGAGCATGAGAAAATGTTTCAAATGCTTTTAGAGAGACTTGAGAGTGGTTCTGAGTTTGTCAGTGAAGATGAAGAAGAAGCTTGGATATGCGAAGTGTGTGGACACGTTCACTACGGAAAAAAAGCTTTAAAAACTTGTCCGGTATGTAAACATCCCCAGGAGTATCAGTCGCGTTTAAATAGTAAAAAATAA
- a CDS encoding GGDEF domain-containing protein — MELNILELRAKAFDYLFDAVVVTDGQGIITDWNSGSELLYGYTKEEAIGQPASILHVLEDSDSITSLVLSSVEKYGKWNGEIRYLHKDGHIGWLESICIPVFDDKQQMIGALGINRDITTRIEETKKLEYQAHYDPLTKLPNRALFFERLEKTLAISKRKKHSFAILFIDLDDFKSINDKYGHNIGDELLHEVSRKLESCIRESDTVGRISGDEFVILLTEIASHDEPGIMAERIIKTVSSPIKIKDSVCNIGVSIGISLYPEHSSDLDELLILADKAMYHVKHFGKNSSEYAK, encoded by the coding sequence ATGGAATTAAATATATTAGAGCTACGTGCAAAAGCCTTTGATTACCTGTTTGACGCTGTTGTTGTAACAGATGGTCAGGGGATTATTACGGACTGGAATAGTGGTTCTGAATTACTCTATGGTTATACCAAAGAAGAAGCTATTGGACAGCCTGCAAGCATACTCCATGTTCTTGAAGATAGTGATTCTATCACCTCGCTTGTCCTCTCTTCAGTTGAAAAATATGGAAAATGGAATGGTGAAATCAGGTACTTACATAAAGATGGTCATATAGGTTGGCTAGAATCAATATGTATTCCCGTTTTTGATGATAAGCAACAGATGATAGGCGCGCTTGGTATAAACCGAGATATAACTACTCGGATTGAAGAGACAAAAAAACTTGAGTACCAAGCACATTATGACCCTCTAACTAAACTCCCAAATCGTGCTCTCTTTTTTGAGAGATTAGAAAAAACCTTAGCAATTTCAAAGCGAAAGAAACACTCTTTTGCAATACTGTTTATAGATCTGGATGACTTCAAAAGTATAAATGATAAGTATGGACATAATATTGGAGATGAACTTTTACACGAAGTCTCTAGAAAACTGGAGAGTTGTATACGAGAATCCGATACAGTTGGGAGAATTAGTGGTGACGAGTTTGTTATTTTACTAACTGAGATAGCCTCCCATGATGAGCCTGGTATTATGGCAGAACGTATTATTAAAACAGTTTCAAGCCCCATTAAAATAAAAGATTCTGTATGTAATATAGGTGTTTCAATAGGAATTAGCCTCTATCCTGAACATAGTAGTGACTTGGATGAACTACTAATACTCGCAGATAAAGCTATGTATCATGTTAAGCATTTTGGTAAAAATAGCTCTGAATATGCAAAGTAA
- a CDS encoding rhodanese-like domain-containing protein produces MKYLLTNILFSLFIISNFTGCSSVDDATIIAARKAVENGAVIIDVRTYQEYRRSHIPNAINIPVEELFKTLSRVPKNKALVLYCRTGSRSGAAAQLLYQNGYTVYDVATQSDYNREVKEPVKK; encoded by the coding sequence TTGAAATATCTTTTAACAAACATACTCTTTTCACTCTTCATCATTAGTAATTTTACAGGCTGTAGCAGCGTTGATGATGCTACCATAATAGCAGCTCGCAAAGCGGTAGAAAATGGAGCAGTAATTATCGACGTGCGTACCTATCAGGAGTATAGACGCTCACATATACCCAACGCTATAAACATCCCTGTGGAGGAGCTTTTTAAAACTCTAAGCAGAGTGCCTAAAAACAAAGCTTTAGTACTCTACTGTAGAACAGGAAGCAGGAGTGGCGCAGCGGCACAACTCTTATATCAAAATGGATATACGGTTTATGATGTTGCAACGCAGAGCGACTACAATAGAGAAGTCAAAGAGCCTGTTAAAAAATAA
- the soxZ gene encoding thiosulfate oxidation carrier complex protein SoxZ translates to MKVKAKLKNGVVKVKCMAKHDMTTYNQMEKKTGNKDDANFITYMSAKIGNETVFEASTSQFLSKNPIFKFQFQGIGAKGDKLVMEWIDRKGNKGKGKSKIK, encoded by the coding sequence ATGAAAGTAAAAGCAAAATTAAAAAATGGCGTTGTTAAAGTTAAGTGTATGGCTAAACATGACATGACTACTTACAACCAGATGGAAAAGAAAACAGGTAACAAAGATGATGCAAACTTTATTACGTATATGAGTGCTAAAATCGGTAATGAAACTGTATTTGAAGCTTCAACTTCTCAGTTTTTATCTAAAAACCCAATCTTCAAGTTTCAATTTCAAGGCATTGGCGCTAAAGGCGACAAACTTGTAATGGAATGGATAGACCGTAAAGGTAATAAAGGTAAAGGTAAGAGTAAAATTAAATAA
- a CDS encoding sensor histidine kinase — MSVLKNLDIDLPQSEKKTLYRLLSLYVFFTIVILGLTVSLYYTMQKELAISQRTILLDEYTNNFLSLLQELQNDKTNTLVYPRDEKFKTSLYGEDYKLIYSTLPDPQKLLTEVTYTNSKKIRYVAQPQKFYLNTQYIVVEVIDDKEWLNKTVENIVLYSSLFFIFMLVLGYFLVNLFLKPMKETLLLLDTFIKDTTHELNTPVSTIMTNIELIDKDSIEDKYLLKIINRIDIGAKTISNIYNDLTYLVLNNKIISDNQDIELKELIEQRVEYFSILANMKKIEVIATLESGVVLNIDSKKLSKLIDNILSNAIKYNKVSGSIYIHLDSKRLSVKDTGRGIKQEHLDSMFDRYARFDTTVGGFGIGLNIVKMICSEYHLSINIKSELDKWTEVTITF, encoded by the coding sequence TTGTCAGTATTAAAAAACTTGGATATAGATTTACCACAAAGTGAAAAAAAGACGTTATATAGACTTCTCTCTTTATATGTTTTTTTTACAATAGTAATTTTAGGCTTAACGGTATCTCTATACTATACTATGCAAAAAGAGTTGGCCATTAGCCAAAGAACAATACTCCTAGATGAGTATACAAATAATTTTTTATCACTACTCCAAGAGTTACAAAATGACAAAACAAATACTCTCGTTTATCCAAGAGATGAAAAGTTTAAGACCTCTTTATATGGAGAGGACTATAAACTTATCTATTCAACCCTACCTGACCCGCAAAAGCTATTAACAGAGGTGACGTATACTAATAGCAAAAAGATTAGATATGTCGCCCAGCCTCAAAAGTTTTATCTAAACACTCAATATATTGTCGTAGAGGTTATTGATGATAAAGAGTGGCTGAATAAGACTGTAGAGAATATAGTTCTTTATAGTTCTTTGTTTTTTATCTTTATGTTAGTTCTTGGATACTTCTTAGTAAATCTTTTTTTAAAACCAATGAAAGAGACTCTTTTACTTCTAGACACTTTCATAAAAGATACTACGCATGAGTTAAATACTCCAGTAAGTACGATTATGACAAATATTGAGCTGATAGACAAAGACTCTATTGAGGATAAGTATCTTTTAAAAATCATCAATAGAATCGATATAGGGGCGAAGACAATATCAAATATATATAATGATTTAACCTACTTAGTATTAAACAATAAAATCATATCAGATAACCAAGATATAGAGTTAAAAGAACTAATAGAGCAGAGAGTGGAGTATTTTTCAATTTTAGCAAACATGAAAAAAATAGAAGTTATAGCTACTCTAGAGTCAGGAGTGGTATTAAACATCGATAGTAAAAAACTCTCAAAACTCATAGACAATATTCTTTCAAACGCCATCAAGTACAATAAGGTAAGTGGTTCAATCTATATTCATTTAGATTCAAAACGTCTTAGCGTAAAAGACACGGGTCGAGGTATTAAGCAAGAGCATCTTGATTCTATGTTTGATAGATATGCACGATTTGATACAACGGTTGGTGGCTTTGGCATTGGCTTGAATATAGTGAAGATGATATGCAGTGAGTACCATTTGAGTATAAACATAAAATCAGAACTAGATAAGTGGACAGAAGTCACAATCACTTTTTAA
- a CDS encoding response regulator transcription factor, which translates to MKKKLLLLEDDLALNETIVDYLESIGFSVTSVYDGNSAIDAIYENSFDLLLLDVNVPDINGFEILKKTREQGSSVPAIFITSLNSMSDVENGYDSGCDDYIRKPFALKELKLRIDTILKRDFFHNASDKVQIDTDIYYDTQSDLLTIGSDEVQLNNKDAKLLKLFLKNRETLLTHETIYENLWEYGEEISESALRTYIKNLRKYLGKEKIVSIKKLGYRFTTK; encoded by the coding sequence ATGAAAAAGAAACTTTTGCTACTAGAAGACGATCTGGCGTTAAATGAGACTATTGTCGATTATCTTGAGAGTATTGGCTTTAGCGTTACTTCCGTATATGATGGCAATAGTGCTATAGACGCTATTTATGAGAATAGTTTTGATTTGTTGCTATTAGACGTTAACGTCCCCGATATAAATGGCTTTGAGATACTCAAGAAAACAAGAGAGCAGGGATCAAGTGTGCCTGCCATTTTTATAACATCTTTAAACTCAATGAGTGACGTAGAAAATGGGTATGATAGCGGTTGTGATGATTATATAAGAAAACCATTCGCGTTAAAAGAGTTGAAACTAAGAATAGATACGATTTTAAAAAGAGATTTTTTTCATAACGCTAGTGATAAAGTACAAATTGACACGGATATCTACTATGACACTCAGAGCGACCTACTAACTATAGGCAGTGATGAGGTACAACTCAACAACAAAGATGCGAAGCTACTAAAACTCTTTTTAAAAAATAGAGAGACTCTTCTTACCCATGAGACGATTTACGAAAATCTTTGGGAGTATGGAGAAGAGATAAGTGAGAGCGCTTTGCGCACTTATATAAAAAATTTACGAAAGTATTTAGGAAAAGAAAAAATTGTCAGTATTAAAAAACTTGGATATAGATTTACCACAAAGTGA